Genomic window (Enterobacteriaceae bacterium 4M9):
AGGCCGCTGACCATTGACACCACCTGTCAGGCTGTTATTCTCCGCTGCCATAAACACCGCCCAATCGATTTGTTTCTGATATTGTTTTACAAAAATGACGATGCAATCACACGCCGCGGATGGGATGATAGCCCACCACGCGCAACGGGCCGTGCGGGCGTTTTTTTTCAGGCAACCAGCGCAGGGGGAAGACTTGCAGGGTAAAGCACTTCAGGATTTCGTCATCGACAAAATCGACGATCTTAAAGGTCAGGACATTCTTGCTCTCGACGTTCAGGGCAAATCCAGTATCACCGATTGCATGATTATCTGCACCGGTACCTCCAGCCGCCACGTCGTTTCCATTGCAGACCACGTTGTTCAGGAATCCCGCGCTGCTGGCCTGATGCCATTTGGCGTTAAAGGCATAAATGAGGCGGACTGGATAGTGGTTGATTTGGGTGAGGTCATTGTGCACGTGATGCAGGAAGAAAGCCGCCGCCTTTATGAGCTGGAAAAACTCTGGAGCTAACGGGTGAAGTTGCAACTCGTGGCTGTCGGCACAAAAATGCCCGACTGGGTGCAAACCGGATTCACCGATTATCTGCGACGTTTCCCCAAAGATATGCCCTTTGAACTGGTAGAAGTACCAGCGGGCAAACGCGGCAAAAATGCCGATATCAAACGCATTCTGGAAAAAGAAGGCGAGTTGATGCTGGCCGCCGTCGGCAAAGGCAATCGCATTGTCACGCTGGATATTCCAGGCCGTCCGTGGGATACGCCGCAGCTTGCCCATGAGCTTGAGCGCTGGAAGCAGGATGGGCGTGATGTCAGTCTGCTCATTGGCGGCCCGGAAGGACTGGCACCGGCGTGTAAAGCAGCGGCCGAACAGAGCTGGTCGCTGTCTGCGCTTACTATGCCGCATCCGCTGGTGCGCGTACTGGTCGCAGAAAGCCTGTATCGGGCATGGAGTATTACCACTAATCACCCTTACCATCGGGAATAAAGGCAAGCAGCCAGGCAAACGCAGCGGATGAAATTACAGAACTCTTTTCGCGACTATTCAGCTGAATCTGCGCTCTTTGTGCGCCGGGCGGTTGTCGCCTTTCTCGGCATCCTGGTGCTGACCGGCATACTCGTCGCCAACCTGTATAACCTGCAAATCCGCCGCCACGACGATTACCAAACCCGCTCCAACCAAAACCGCATTAAACTGGTGCCCATTCCGCCTTCACGCGGCGTCATTTATGACCGCAACGGCGTGCCGCTGGCGCTCAACCGCACCATTTATCAGGTGGAGATGATGCCGGAGAAGGTCGACAACGTGCAGAACACGCTTGACGCCTTGCGCCCGATTGTCGACCTGACCGACGACGACATTGCCGCCTTTAAAAAGGAACGTTCGCGCTCGCACCGCTTTACCTCCATTGCGGTGAAAACTAACCTCACCGAAGTACAGCTTGCTCGCTTTGCGGTCAACCAGTACCGTTTTCCCGGCGTGGAAGTCAAAGGCTATAAACGCCGCTTCTATCCGTATGGCTCTGCGCTCACACACGTCATTGGCTACGTGTCTAAAATCAACGACAAAGACGTAGAGCGGCTCGATAAAGAGGGCAAACTTGCCAACTATGCCGCCACTCACGATATCGGCAAGCTGGGTATTGAGCGCTCCTATGAAGACGTGCTGCACGGACAAACCGGCTATGAAGAAGTTGAGGTTAACAACCGTGGGCGCGTGATTCGCCAGCTTAAAGAAGTGCCACCGGTCGCCGGGCACGATATCTACCTGACCATCGACCTTGAGCTACAGCAGTACATTGAAACGCTGCTGGTAGGCAGCCGCGCCGCAGTGGTCGTCACTGACCCGCGCACGGGCGGTATTCTGGCGATGGTCTCGACGCCAAGCTACGACCCGAACCTGTTTGTTGACGGTATCTCCACCAAAGATTACTCCGGTCTGCTCAAAGACGAAAACACGCCGCTGGTTAACCGCGCCACTCAGGGTATCTACCCGCCTGCGTCTACGGTGAAACCCTACGTTGCTGTCTCGGCGTTAAGCGCAGGCGTCATCACCCGCAATACCAGTCTGTTCGATCCCGGCTGGTGGCAGTTGCCGGGCACAGAAAAGCGCTATCGCGACTGGAAAAAGTGGGGACACGGCCGCCTGAACGTGACCAAAGCGCTGGAAGAGTCCGCCGATACCTATTTCTACCAGGTTGCCTATGACATGGGCATCGACCGTCTGTCGGAATGGATGGGCAAATTTGGCTACGGCCATCTGACGGGCGTGGATATCTTTGAAGAACGTTCAGGCAACATGCCAACGCGCGAGTGGAAGCTTAAACGCTTTAAAAAACCCTGGTACCAGGGCGACACCATTCCAGTCGGCATTGGCCAGGGTTACTGGACCGCAACGCCAATGCAGATGAACAAGTCATTGATGATTCTGATTAACGACGGCGTGGTAAAAGTACCGCACTTCCTGTCGAGTACCTCGATTAACGGCCAGAAAGTACCGTGGAAGCAGCCTGAGCAGCCGCCTGTTGGGGATATTCACTCTGGCTTTTGGGAAATCGCCAAAGACGGTATGTATGGTGTGGCAAACCGTGCCAACGGTACTGCGCATAAGTACTTCCAGAGTGCACCATATAAAATCGCCGCCAAGTCGGGGACTGCGCAGGTGTTTGGCCTTAAAGCCAACGAAACCTATAACGCGCATAAAATTTCCGAACGCCTGCGTGACCATAAGCTGATGGTGGCCTATGCGCCTTACAACAACCCGCAAGTCTCTATGGCTATCATTCTTGAAAACGGTGGCGCGGGTCCGGCGGTAGGTACCATCACACGACAAATCCTCGACCACATCATGCTGGGCGATAACAATACACAGCTGCCGAGCGCAAATCCGGCAGTGACCTCGGCAGAGGATCAATAACATGTCGAACATGGCGGAAAACCGCTCTAAAAAATCGCTGTGGGAAAAGATTCACATCGATCCCACCTTCCTGCTGACGATCCTTGCACTGCTGCTCTACAGCTCGCTGGTTATCTGGAGCGCCAGCGGTCAGGATCCGGGCATGATGGAGCGTAAAATCGGCCAGATTATGGCGGGTCTGGTCATCATGATAATCATGGCCCAGGTGCCACCGCGAGTTTATGAAGGCTGGGCGCCGTGGCTGTATATCGTTACCATTATCCTGCTGGTGGCAGTGGATGCCTTTGGCGCTATCTCAAAAGGCGCGCAGCGCTGGCTGGACTTAGGCATTATCCGCTTTCAGCCCTCCGAAATTGCCAAAATTGCCGTACCGCTGATGGTCGCGCGCTTTACCAACCGCGACGTCTGCCCGCCAACGCTGAAAAATACCGCTATCGCGCTCATACTTATCTTCCTGCCTACGCTGCTGGTGGCAGCACAGCCCGATCTCGGCACCTCGATTCTGGTGGCCGCCTCCGGGCTGTTTGTGCTGTTCCTGTCTGGTATGAGCTGGCGATTGATTGGTATTGCGGTGCTGCTGGTCGCCGCGTTTATCCCGATTCTGTGGTTCTTCCTGATGCATGATTACCAGCGCCAGCGCGTGATGATGCTGCTGGACCCGGAAAGCGATCCGCTGGGGGCAGGCTACCATATTATTCAGTCTAAAATTGCTATTGGCTCTGGCGGGATGCGCGGTAAAGGCTGGCTGCACGGCACCCAGTCACAGCTGGAGTTCCTGCCCGAGCGCCATACCGACTTTATCTTTGCGGTTCTCGCCGAAGAACTCG
Coding sequences:
- the rsfS gene encoding ribosome silencing factor; translated protein: MQGKALQDFVIDKIDDLKGQDILALDVQGKSSITDCMIICTGTSSRHVVSIADHVVQESRAAGLMPFGVKGINEADWIVVDLGEVIVHVMQEESRRLYELEKLWS
- the rlmH gene encoding 23S rRNA (pseudouridine(1915)-N(3))-methyltransferase RlmH; amino-acid sequence: MKLQLVAVGTKMPDWVQTGFTDYLRRFPKDMPFELVEVPAGKRGKNADIKRILEKEGELMLAAVGKGNRIVTLDIPGRPWDTPQLAHELERWKQDGRDVSLLIGGPEGLAPACKAAAEQSWSLSALTMPHPLVRVLVAESLYRAWSITTNHPYHRE
- the mrdA gene encoding peptidoglycan DD-transpeptidase MrdA → MKLQNSFRDYSAESALFVRRAVVAFLGILVLTGILVANLYNLQIRRHDDYQTRSNQNRIKLVPIPPSRGVIYDRNGVPLALNRTIYQVEMMPEKVDNVQNTLDALRPIVDLTDDDIAAFKKERSRSHRFTSIAVKTNLTEVQLARFAVNQYRFPGVEVKGYKRRFYPYGSALTHVIGYVSKINDKDVERLDKEGKLANYAATHDIGKLGIERSYEDVLHGQTGYEEVEVNNRGRVIRQLKEVPPVAGHDIYLTIDLELQQYIETLLVGSRAAVVVTDPRTGGILAMVSTPSYDPNLFVDGISTKDYSGLLKDENTPLVNRATQGIYPPASTVKPYVAVSALSAGVITRNTSLFDPGWWQLPGTEKRYRDWKKWGHGRLNVTKALEESADTYFYQVAYDMGIDRLSEWMGKFGYGHLTGVDIFEERSGNMPTREWKLKRFKKPWYQGDTIPVGIGQGYWTATPMQMNKSLMILINDGVVKVPHFLSSTSINGQKVPWKQPEQPPVGDIHSGFWEIAKDGMYGVANRANGTAHKYFQSAPYKIAAKSGTAQVFGLKANETYNAHKISERLRDHKLMVAYAPYNNPQVSMAIILENGGAGPAVGTITRQILDHIMLGDNNTQLPSANPAVTSAEDQ
- the mrdB gene encoding peptidoglycan glycosyltransferase MrdB (rod shape-determining protein RodA), translating into MAENRSKKSLWEKIHIDPTFLLTILALLLYSSLVIWSASGQDPGMMERKIGQIMAGLVIMIIMAQVPPRVYEGWAPWLYIVTIILLVAVDAFGAISKGAQRWLDLGIIRFQPSEIAKIAVPLMVARFTNRDVCPPTLKNTAIALILIFLPTLLVAAQPDLGTSILVAASGLFVLFLSGMSWRLIGIAVLLVAAFIPILWFFLMHDYQRQRVMMLLDPESDPLGAGYHIIQSKIAIGSGGMRGKGWLHGTQSQLEFLPERHTDFIFAVLAEELGMIGVLVLLGLYLLLIVRGLWIAARAQTTFGRVMAGALMLILFVYVFVNIGMVSGILPVVGVPLPLVSYGGSALIVLMAGFGIVMSIHTHRKMLSKNV